TGGCTGATGATATTATGAAAACATGTTCCTCTTTTGTGTCTCCAAATTGCTTATGATATTTTGGTTTCTCGGCTTTTCTACTTCGTCCTTAAGCCCCTTCATGTGCCCCTCATTATTGCGCAGGTGTTGGTAAGTATTCATTCATCAtatatttctttctttcttttgccagtaatttgaatcatcaatacaCATGATAGTTAGTCACATTGAATTTTCAACATAAAAACATATAAAAGTTTATACATTAAGACTGCCATAAAAACATAAAAGTTCATACATTAAGACTTCCATAAAAACATATAAAGTTCATACATTAAGACTGCGTTTCATAAATGAAgataaaaaatataataattcCTGAATTTTATATAATGCAGGCTGGTTTACTCTGAGTCCAAGTCTCTTGGGAAATTTTGAATGGGTATTTTCCTTGTTTTATAGTCAATATGGAATCCTAGCCGTTGAAACCTTTGCAAACTTAGGAATAATGTACTATGTGTTCCTAAGTGGTTTAGAAATGAATTCAGACACCATCTTAAGATCAAGGAAGAAAGGTACAAGCATAGCAATTGCCGGCATTGTGACGCCAATGTTATTTGGTGTTGGATTTCTAGCTCTACAACAAAAACTTATAGATAAAAATGAGTGTTTTCGCACAAACACCAAAAGAAAATCAAGGCGAAGCATATTTATTCTGGTGTTTAGCACTTTCTGTAACAGGTTTCCCTGTCCTTGCAAGAATCTTAGCTAATCTTAAACTTTTATATACAAAGCTTGGAAAAGATGCATTGACAGCAGCTATGTTAACCGATGCATATGGTTGGGTTATGTTTACCTTGTTGATTCCTTATTCGACTAGAGGTGGAAAGCCTTATCTCTCAGTAATCTCTACTTTGATGTTCATAGTTTTTTGCTTTGCTGTGGTGAGACCTTACTAAAATATCCTTACTCCAATCATTGAACACAGAACAAGTATGAACACGTGGCGAAAATCACACTTGTTGGACGTGTTGACGGGAGTGTGTATTTGTTCGTACATTACGGATTCTCTCGGTACACATCCTATTGTTGGAGCTTTTGTGTTTGGATTAATTTTGCCTCATGGAAAGTTTGCTGATGTGGTTTTGGAATTGTCGGCCGATTTTGTTTCTGGGATTTGTGTCCTGTTTACTTTGCTGGATTTGGTTTTAGACTCAACTTGCCTTTCCTTTTGAAGCAAAAGAATGCGGGTTTAATGTTTTTGGTTATGCTTTTGTTATGCATACCTAAAGTTTTGAGCTCTGTGATTGTCACTTTCTTCTTCGGTATGCCTGCCCGAGATGGAGTTGCCATTGGATTGCTTCTCAACACCAAGGGTATCATGGCTGTCATACTACTGAATATTGCTTGGGACAAAAGGGTAATTTTAAACTACCATTTTTCTATTATTGCATGATTTAAATCAAACAGCCTTTTAACCAActtacttttttttcttttttctttacAGATTTTGGATCCATATACTTTCATGGTTATGATGCTTGCTATTATAGTAATGACTGTAATGGTTTCTCCCTTGATCAATGCAATATACAAACCAAAATTCCGATTCATGCAATCGCAATTAAGGACCGTGCAAAAACTGAGGTTCGATGTGGAGCTTCGAATCGTCGCTTGTGTCCACAATGCTAAACATGCCAATAACATGATCCATGTCATTGAAGCCACAAATGCTACTAGACTTTCACCTATACATGTATCAGTAGCTCACTTAGTTCAACTCACTAGACATGGCACAGCTATTCTTGTTTCACAAATGGATAATTCAAACAGCACGATTGGTGGCGCAGAAGCAACCAACTATGGATCACAATTAGAGTTTGAGAGCATAACTAATGCATTTGAAAAACTCGTAGAACAATACAATGCGATTAGGTTTGACATATCAAGTGTTGTCTCGTCCTACACAACTATCCATGAGGACATTTACAATGTTGCCGAAGAGAAACGCGCCAGCCTAATTCTCCTTCCCTTTCACAAAGACTACTCAACAATAGAAGATGCTCCAGAAATAATCCACAATGAACATTGTGAGATAAACAAAAATGTTCTACAAAAAGCACCTTGTTCGGTAGGGATCTTTGTGGATCGCGGTTTAGGATCGTTGTTAGAAATAAAATTACGCATTATAATGATTTTCATCGGTGGACCTGACGACCGTGAAGCCTTGTCTATTGCATGGAGAATGGCGGGGCATCCAGGAACACAATTACATGTTGTGAGGATCAATCTGTTAGGTAAGGCTGCAGAAGAAACAAAACTAAAAATGGAAAAAAGCAAGTCTCGTCATGGAATGTTGTCGACGGTTATAGACAATGTGATGCAAAAAGAGTTGGATGAAGAGTGTATAATTTCCTTTAGGCACAAAGCAGTGAACAATAACGATTCAATTCTTTACTCAGAGAAGGAAGTCCATTCGAATACGGGCGAAGAGATTCCAACGCTTCTTAACGATATTGATAAACCTGGATATGATTTGTACATTGTTGGACAAGGAAGCGGTAAGAACTCGGTGATTTTTTCGAGGTTGTTGGAATGGTGCGACCATCCTGAACTTGGTGTTATAGGTGACATATTGGCTTCAACTAGCTTTGGTACGCAATCTTCTGTGCTTATTGTGCAACAATATTTGGTTGGAAGAAAACGCGTTATGAGAAAATGTCATGAAGTGAAAACTGGTACTGAAAATTTGTAAAAGATCGATCGACGATACAAAGTTTTGGATTAATTAATATTTTGTATAGTTAGAAtgatttgttttcatttttttataaattaagTGGTTATAGTTCATCAGGTAAAGCCATTTATTTGTTATACcatatttcaattttttttaatagtTAAATCATGTTATGGTCTCCTAGTACCTGCATTACatgttttaattttttaaatgataattcatttaatataatatattaaaatagAATAGTATGGTTTTGAGCCGTACATTTAGAGCTGTTAAAATGACTAGCTCATAAGGATCACTCTGTCTGGCTCGAAAAATCATAGAGTTAAAGCTTTAAAATTAGAGCTTGTATTTTTTTGAAGCATTTAATTCGACACTCCCTCACTTAGACCTGACACCCTCCATCACGTATGAAAAGACGACATTGCCCTTGtaaaatcattttcaaaattttcacaatTTATAGTGCAAGAGTGTGAATTATATATTTTACTTAAATTAgatatttaatatattttattaaattaatatatatatatatatatatatatatatatatatatatatatatatatatatatatatatatatattatatatatatatatatatataatttttattaataTGTAATTTTAAATTTAGAGTaataacaaaaaattaaatatttattattttcaTTATTGAATTTAATTTGTGAACAACTTTAAATATATTAGTGGTTCtccaaaaaagaaaaaaattaattgTAGTTTATTGTAAATATTTTATCAAGATTCAGTTTATTTATTAGTATCATAAATAAACATTTTTTTGATAGACTAGATTAATTTTTTATGATTcaaatgaattttattttaatactTTAATTAATGGCCTTCATATAGTATAATATATGCTACATGGtgatgcattatttttaataaatattgaTTATAGTCATCTAATATCTACGTTTATTATTTGTAATTTACCAACAATATGAAGAATATTATTTTGATTATAAAAAGAATAAATATAATTATTTGTAAATATGAATAaaattttgtacaaaatgatCTTTTTTATATTGATTATTTCCTAtgttatatttaaaaaaaattgatatgaatatttataaaataataatattaataataataataatataagtAAACCATGTATATTGATTATAAATTGCAAATTATAATGTAATTGGAATCCAATGAACCGTTAATTAtcataaaataattattaaacGTGTAAAATATGGTTGTCATAATATTAAATGAATATTAACTCTTAATtatgataaaattaaattagTCAATTACTTAATATATGTAAGTAAACAACCATATCAATCCGTTTTAAACGGTATGAGTTGTGAGTGATAATAAATCTTAAACCattataaaattttattattatattcaCCAAAATGTGTAACTCAGGTCCATCAATTCATCAATTTTCTTTCATGATTTAAAAATAGTCTCTTATATTTATTGTCCTTATTTCATGAGTTTTTTTTAAATGATATAAATGTTTATAATAATGTTAATATCCATCTTTATTAaattatttacaaaaataaaatattttgtttgtGTAACATTTTATTATGTGctattaatatttaaaataaaattttatatgTATTAATTTTGTTAATATTTAGAAATAAAGTAATATATTTATtattcatatgcatcattcagTTAAGAATAATAACGTGAATTATATTTTTTTTAGTTATTTATGATAttcattatttaatttttaaaatgacattatattcattatttatactttttgataaataataatattaatgGTTAAATGAAAATGTAGAGAAATTGTTTTATTATAATTTgattaaattttttattaaatttttattGTTAATAAATATTTCAATTTAGTTCACATATGAATGTTATAATTTTATATTGTCATTAGGAAATAAATAGTTGTAAATTTGATgtgaataaaaattaaaaattaaattaaattacaGATGATTAGTCAAAAGTAAAATGTAATAGACGTCAATTAGTTTTTCAATTTTTAGTTGTAATggtaataataaaaaatttaaatattttttatattcaTTACTGCATTTAATTGGGAACAACTTTAcatataattttttataaatattcTATCAGCATTCAGTTTTTTTAATGATGACATTAAATTTTATGACATTAATGTTTTGAATAACTTTTTACAGTGATTTATGACGTTTTGTCTTTAAAATAGTTTCCCTTCTTCTATTATTAGTGtcaaataaaatttatttttttaaaagactaaaattaactttttttattatagattaaaatttaaattttgttgatTTAAATTAAATTGTGATAGATCAATTTAATAACTATTA
The Lathyrus oleraceus cultivar Zhongwan6 unplaced genomic scaffold, CAAS_Psat_ZW6_1.0 chrUn0482, whole genome shotgun sequence DNA segment above includes these coding regions:
- the LOC127114267 gene encoding cation/H(+) antiporter 15, translated to MSVFAQTPKENQGEAYLFWCLALSVTGFPVLARILANLKLLYTKLGKDALTAAMLTDAYGWVMFTLLIPYSTRGGKPYLSNKYEHVAKITLVGRVDGSVYLFVHYGFSRLNLPFLLKQKNAGLMFLVMLLLCIPKVLSSVIVTFFFGMPARDGVAIGLLLNTKGIMAVILLNIAWDKRILDPYTFMVMMLAIIVMTVMVSPLINAIYKPKFRFMQSQLRTVQKLRFDVELRIVACVHNAKHANNMIHVIEATNATRLSPIHVSVAHLVQLTRHGTAILVSQMDNSNSTIGGAEATNYGSQLEFESITNAFEKLVEQYNAIRFDISSVVSSYTTIHEDIYNVAEEKRASLILLPFHKDYSTIEDAPEIIHNEHCEINKNVLQKAPCSVGIFVDRGLGSLLEIKLRIIMIFIGGPDDREALSIAWRMAGHPGTQLHVVRINLLGKAAEETKLKMEKSKSRHGMLSTVIDNVMQKELDEECIISFRHKAVNNNDSILYSEKEVHSNTGEEIPTLLNDIDKPGYDLYIVGQGSGKNSVIFSRLLEWCDHPELGVIGDILASTSFGTQSSVLIVQQYLVGRKRVMRKCHEVKTGTENL